One genomic region from Haloprofundus salinisoli encodes:
- a CDS encoding succinylglutamate desuccinylase/aspartoacylase family protein: MNVGTAEARPGELTHGWLKATGLPTGGDERLPVVVASGERDGPTLWLTGGVHGDEATGVAVAQDAMREELPELLSGTVVCVPLVNPAGLRRNARTSYYAGDDPNRYFPDPESESTRPPKTQERIDRRVYETLVDSADALVDLHTAQVGSVPFSIRDRVLYGERRTQAEAESLANDLAALVDAFGLPVLAEYPAAEYLDQGLHRSTAGAALNAAGIPSFTAELGGHSVVEEDVRAAGVAGVYGVLRELGMVDEFPDGVDEPGTGVPPAPVDFPVRRAVHPRTETAGLVRHRVAAGDVVSAGDVVADIVTPHGERVDTVESEYDGYVIGRYEGLAVYEGDAVTSMAVRDDGELVVPRESDE, from the coding sequence ATGAACGTCGGAACCGCGGAAGCGCGACCCGGAGAGCTAACCCACGGCTGGCTGAAAGCGACCGGATTGCCGACCGGCGGCGACGAACGACTCCCGGTCGTCGTCGCCAGCGGCGAACGCGACGGGCCGACGCTGTGGCTCACCGGCGGCGTCCACGGCGACGAGGCGACGGGCGTCGCCGTCGCGCAGGACGCGATGCGCGAGGAGCTCCCGGAACTGCTCTCCGGAACCGTCGTCTGCGTACCGCTGGTCAACCCCGCGGGCCTGCGTCGCAACGCTCGAACGTCGTACTACGCCGGCGACGACCCGAACCGCTACTTCCCGGACCCCGAGAGCGAGTCGACCCGGCCGCCGAAGACGCAGGAGCGAATCGACCGACGGGTGTACGAGACGCTCGTCGACTCCGCGGACGCGCTCGTCGACCTGCACACCGCCCAGGTCGGATCGGTGCCGTTCTCCATCCGCGACCGGGTGCTGTACGGCGAGCGACGAACGCAGGCAGAGGCCGAGTCGCTGGCCAACGACCTCGCCGCGCTGGTCGACGCGTTCGGCCTGCCGGTGCTCGCCGAGTACCCGGCCGCGGAGTATCTCGACCAGGGACTGCATCGCTCGACGGCGGGCGCGGCGTTGAACGCCGCCGGAATCCCGTCGTTCACGGCCGAATTAGGCGGCCACAGCGTCGTCGAGGAGGACGTCCGCGCGGCGGGTGTCGCGGGCGTGTACGGCGTGCTCCGCGAACTCGGCATGGTAGATGAGTTCCCCGACGGCGTCGACGAACCGGGAACCGGCGTGCCGCCCGCGCCGGTCGATTTCCCGGTCCGGCGGGCTGTCCACCCGCGGACGGAGACGGCCGGACTGGTCCGTCACCGCGTCGCCGCCGGAGACGTCGTCTCGGCCGGCGACGTCGTCGCCGACATCGTCACACCCCACGGCGAGCGCGTCGACACCGTCGAGTCCGAGTACGACGGTTACGTCATCGGTCGGTACGAGGGACTAGCAGTGTACGAGGGCGACGCGGTAACGAGCATGGCCGTCCGCGACGACGGCGAGTTGGTCGTCCCGCGCGAGAGCGACGAGTGA